A stretch of DNA from Globicephala melas chromosome 19, mGloMel1.2, whole genome shotgun sequence:
CTCCTTTCTGCCCTGGAGTCAGGTTTGGAAAATAACCTCCTTCACTAAAACTTGTCATCCCGACGGAGCCGTTAAACAGCGGGCCGGGGTGGACAGGGGAGCGCCGTCTGTCAGTGGGGAGAGTGCAGGCTGTGAGGGGCCCGAGTGGCCGTGGAGTGGCTGGTTCCTCTTTCTTGCTGGGTCTGTCCCCGCCACTCACCTGCTCTGTGCTCGCCGTTGGAGCGGCCATGGGAACGGGAGCTGCTGAGTCAGTGGCGCTTGGTTGTCCAGCTCTCCTTCTGACTCAGCATATGCCAGGGCCGTGCCGTCAGGGTTGGGGGCTAGTCTGGGACTCAGGGAGGGTCAGAGCTCAGTGCGGGGTTGGGCCTGGTCTGTGGTCCCAGTGAGGGTTCCAGCTGGGGTGTGTCAGGCAGAGGCTGGGCTTGAAGCCCTGCGTGTGATCAGAGTCAAGGTTCCTCTGGGGTCAGGGTGGGCTTGGCACTCCTGAGAGCCGGGTCCAGGCTCTGGCCCCCGAGCCTCGGCGCTCTCCCATCTGAGCTTTGTCTCCTGGCAAGACTAATGCCCCCTCTGCCCCCCCTGTCGTGGGCAGGAATGCGGCCGGCAAAGACGGCAAAGAGCGCTTGGGTGGCTCAGTGCTGGAGCAGATTCCCTTCCTGCAGAGCTGCGAGGATGAGGACAGCGATGAGGACGATGAGCTGGACAGCGTGCAGCACAAGAAGCAGCGCGTGAAGGTGAGCACGGGAGCTCAAGGGGTGCCCCTCCTCCTTTCTGCAAGGGGGCCCTTGCTGTGTGTGCAGAGCAGAGCGCCTCTGTGAGTGCTCTGGGGCTGCCTCTGAGGACTGGTCTGTGTCCTGATCATGTCGCTTCCCTGGGTCCCCATCTCCTGTCCCGCCGTGCCATTGCCTCAGGTACCTTGGGAGGTGCCTAGGTCTGTTCTATCAGGGCCGGCCCCTTCTCCACCTGCACTTCCGTCATTCTCTCCATCCTCCTTCCTTGGGCTCAGATGTTCCCGAGAGGCCTTTCCTGAGTCTCCAGGTTAGGCCAGCTCTGAGACGCCCTCTCTTCTATGCTCTCCTTCTGGCCAGCCTGGCCGCAGTCGGACTTAGAAATGTTTTGGTGTgactctgcctctgtctcctgcAGTAGATTGTGCGCTCCACAAGGCAGGGACTGTGCGAGTCTTTTACTGTTCCCTCCCCAGCACCCTGAGGGAATGTGGCCAGGCCCAGGGCTCAGCCTGGAGCCAGGTCGGGGGACTCCAGGGGGGACTTCATAGGATGTGAGTGTCCAGTCTGCTGTTGGTGGCAGGACCGAGGCCCAGGGACACTGCCCGCAAGGTAGAGTCCACGTCTCAGCTTGGCCTGGAGATACAGCTCCCACCGCATTTCCCCCCACTCCTTAACTGCCAGAGCCCCATGCTCCCGCCATCCTGACGGTGCCGTCCTTACACGGGGCCGGCTCTCATCTGTCCAGTAGACATCCATGTGGGCCTCCACGGGCCAAGCTCTGTGCTGGCCGTGAGAACATGGAGACGCCGAGGTCCGGTCCCGGCGTGGAGGAGCTTGGGGCCAGTGCGGGCTTCTAGGTAGTCACAGGCAGAGGGACGTGCCACAGTGGATGCAGGGACACGTGCCCAGGAAGGGGAGCCTGTGGGAGACGGCCTCAGGGGCTTGCCTTGACCCGGCCTTCCCACCCGAGCTCTAGCCCTCCCTCCTCAGACTCACCTCAGAcacccccctcctccaggaatcCTTGTCTGACTCGCCCttgctccccttccccccacaggGTCAGGAGGCTCTTGTGGGCTCCCCCGTCCTGACCGGGACCATTCTGGGTCCTCCCTGTCTGGTGTCAGGTCTGTTCTGGCCTCAGCTCTATGTCCAGTGTCCCCGGCGTGGCTCAGCGCAGGGTCCCGCGCAGGTCAGGCACTCAGTGAACGCACTGAGGGGAATGGAATGCACAGAGCCGGCACACTGGTACTGGGGTTGCAGGAGAAGCAGGGTGTCACTGAGTCCGGGGTCTCTAAGCTTCTCCCCTGGTCCAGAACGCCTGGTCCCTCCTGCCCCCTGTTGGGATTTTCACTCCTTTTGCAGGTCTCGCCTCAGCCTCCTCTGGGAAACCTTCCCACTCCTCTCCGCTCCTCCCATCAGAAATGATCGCGTATTCCCTTCAGCCTTTGCGTCAGTCACCGCATCTGTCCCACATGCCCTGTCAGGTGGCTCATTATGTAGGGGTCCCATGCTTCCCCAAGCCCTCTGTCTCCACACAGCAGACCTTCAGTGACCAGACCCTGATTCAGAAGACCTGTCCGTGACTCCCAGAGTGGCCGTGGCCTGGCTCTGTAACTGTGGGCACGTGATTCTCTTTGTCTTGGCTTCAGTCTCAGGGACTAATAGTccctgtcgggcttccctggtggcgcagtggttgagagtccgcctgccgatgcaggggacacgggtttgtgccccggtccgggaggatcccacatgccgcggagcggctgggcccgtgagccatggccgctgagcctgcgcgtccggagcctgtgctccgcaacgggagaggccacaacagtgagaggcccgcgtacggcaaaaaaaaaaaaaaaattagtacctGTCTCTGGTTTGTGGAATTAGTTAAAATGAGTTCATGCGTACAAAGCCCTTGGCTGCATGGTGGCTGCCAGGCCAGGTGCTCGGCGGCAGCAGTATTAGCAGTGCTTGGCAGGGGCCTGGCACTAACAGTCCCAGGCAGTGATGGCAGGATGTAACTGCATAGGGCCCTTCTCGTGGACTGACCCCTGCCATTATCTCTCTGGGCAGGCTGTCTGAACCTTGACCCTGGGTCTTCTCCCAGGACGGAAGAGGAAGGCACTCACGTcccatccccctcctcccacacAGGCCAGAGGCTGGCCCTCCACGATGCCTGAGCCTGAGCGTAGCTGCTCCAAATTCATACCCTCCAGACCCAGCTCAGGATGCTGAGCCTCTGCGAGGAGGGGCATCAGCCTTGCCCTCGAGGAATTCACAGTCTGACTGAGGCTGGGCCCAGGCAGGGAACACTTAGGAGGGAGAagccttcctggaagaggtggtgTTTGGAACCAGTGGTCTCCGAAGCACTTAAAGCAGAACTCGGATTCAAAACTGTATTTGAAAATTCTGAAACTCCCTTAAGCCATTTAAGTGCAGCCTTTGAAGTGCCAAGTACACAGCTCCCGGCTGGCACCTTATGTGAAACACGGTGATGCTTACGCCACAAGAGGGTAAAGAATCATACGCAAGATGCCACTTCGTGAGGCTGCATCTCGGAGTTGTCCGTGTGGGGAGACAGGTGTGGTGCTGCTCCTAAGTTCACAAGCCTAGGGTTTGGTCCAAGCTTGTGAATTGAGGAGAACAGGATGATTTGGTTCTTGCTCCTGGTTAAGACCGACTGTGGGAAATAGCAAACTCAGTGTTCACTCGCCCAGCATTCTGTTTCTCAAAATGGAGGAATTGGGgtgttttctctcattctaaaAGTAGCTCCTGCTTGTtatgtaagaaaacaaaaattcagcCAGTGTAGAGAATTATAAGGAAGACTTGGAGAACCTCAGGTAACCTCGCACCCCAGAGCCGTCTTAGTGTATAAGGAATGGCTTGGAGCTGGTGACCTGGGCAAGGGGCCTCACTCTGCTCGGTCTcagttttccttatctgtaatatGGGGATAGTAATTACAATAGTAATTATTCATGGGGCTGTGAAATCATGTATGTGAAGCTTATTCAGTGCACTGAGTAACCCAGAGAGGCTGGCCCAGTAAgtgttcattattattactattgtacCCGTGGATCTGTTCTCACTTTGATTGAGCGCCTCCTTCCACTCACACCCATAGAAACACATATATCTTCCCTCGCCCCCGAAACAGGCTGTCATATTATCCGACGTTTTTTCATGAGAAGTACTGTGCTGGGGGGCGGGGCATGGGGGAGCAGGAACAGCCTGAGTGAAGGCCAGGAGGGGGGCCCTGTGCGGGGATCACTGCTGGAGGCAGCAGGAGCGGAAGGGGTCTCCAGAGCCAGGCTGGGGGAGCAGCTCCTCCAGTGAGGAGCAGCCCTGAATGCTCCCAGCAGGGGGAGCACGGCATCAAAGTGTGGGGCTGGGGCGGACCCTGCGGGCCGAGGCCAGGAGCCTTGGTTTCTCTGTTCCTGGAGACTGGGTGGGCTTGGGCCCATGCAGGAGCCCCTGACCCCTGGTTGTCTCCATGTCCCAGCTGCCATCCAAGGCCCTGGTTCCTGAAATGGAGGACGAAGATGAGGAAGATGACTCAGAGGATGCCATCAACGAATTTGATTTCCTGGGCTCAGGAGAGGACGGAGAGGGCTCTCCAGACCCCCGGCGATGCCCCGGAGAGGGGACCCACCATGAACTGGGTGAGTTGGGGGTTTTCTGGCCCACCTTCCTCACTGCGGGCACACACAGCCGCCTGCAGCTGCTTCCTGCCCCAGGGTCTCCACCGGACGGATACACTTCCTGAGAGGAGGGTGGCCAAGGAGAGCGGGAGGCCTGCACCACGATGGCCAGGCCTTCACTCCTTCCCTGGAAAACCCCTGTGGGGACACAGGCAGGCCCGGCTCTTCCTGCAGCAGGGCCTCCAGTCCTCCACTCGAGCAGCCAGTTGTTGGCGGACCTCGGAGGGGGCGGGGTGGACAGGATGCAGAACCGGAGTGGAGAAGGCAGACGGGGCAGTGCAGCTGCTGCTTCCTGTCCTGTGACTCCCGGCTGCGCGGCCCTCGGGGGTCATGTAGGATGGCTGGGGACTGAGGCCCCAGCAAGGGTAGCCCATTGAGGGTCCCATCTCAGTCTGTCTCCTCTGCCTGTCCGCCATCCCCACCCGGAGCCCAGGGCTTTCCGGCCTCCCCACAGCTGCAGGAGAGCTCTCGGTGGTGGGGAAGGCATCGCCTGCACGTGGCTGAGTGAACCAGTCAGTAACTCCTGCCCTGTGCCTTGTCCCTGCAGAAACCCGGCGGGTCAAACTCCAGGGAATTTTGGCCGACCTTCGGGATGTGGATGGGCTGCCACCCAAAGTGACCGGCCCACCTCCCGGCAcaccccagccccggccccacGAAGGTAAGAGGCCCCTCCACCCTGGCCTAGTCCTGAGGGCCCACGGCAGAGGGAGGCTGCAGAGCTAAGCCCAGGGCTTCTGTGTCCTCAGGGTCGAGGCCCAGCCTCTGGTCTGCAGCCTCCCTGTCCCAAAAGTtcgtctgtctgtctctgtctccctctctttttGTCTGTCCtgccctgtctgtctgtctctccctgtctctttctttccagCTGTGATTCTTGATCTtgtcctctccctgtctctctttctcactccttatctctctctctgcctctctctgtctttctctctttctccttgccCCTCTctgcaccctccctcccctccccctaccaGGTTCCTTTGGCTTCTCCTCAGACGTTTTCATCATGGACACTATCGGGGGCGGGGAGGTGAGCCTGGGGGACTTGGCAGATCTCACCGTCACCAACGACAACGACCTCAGCTGTGATGTAAGTTTTCAGGGTGCCCACCCCCCACAGGCCCCCACGGGGCGTCGGTCAACGCAGTGCCGGGACTGGCTGAGTTCTGACCGTGTGCCCGACCTGTGCCCAGCCCCTCACACACGAGGACGATGTGAGCTCATTCGCCAGCTCCCTGTTTCACAGAGGTGCCGACACAGACAGGCGGTGGGACTTGACTGGGGTCACCGAGGTTTCTGGCCTAAAAGGCTCTGGCGCCTATGTTTCAATCATGCTGCCAGGCTCCTTCTCCCGGCGCTGCTCCCTCGCACCCTGGGCTTCCGTGCACCTCAAGTCCAGGACCCACCGCAGACAGGAGGCAAGGGTGAAGGGGGTGCTGAGTCAAAATACAGCATTAGAGGAAGGGGGCTTTGGGCTGGCGGCAATTCGGGTAAGAAAGTCTGCGCAGGAGGTGAGAATTGAGCTGACTTTGGAAGGGAAGGTGACTTtaagccacaaaacaaaaaatcaggcCGATCTGGTATGTTGGGCTGGAATGAAGGGAGACCTTAGGGCCAGTGTCCTGAGATCTGTGGCCGGGCCTCTGGCTATCTGGGCATCTCTGAAACGGGCGTGTGTGAGCACGTTCCTGTAGCAGGACATTTACCACAGCTTCTAGCAAGATTTCAAGTGATCCCAGCAAGGGTAGGACACTGCTGTGGGGTGTTGGGAAGCGAGACTGGAGCGGAGGGTTTGAGCAGGGAGCACGCTGCAGGGCTCCTCTGCTCTCCCCGAGGTGAGACCCATCCCCACGGGGCAGCGTGCATGGGAGGGGGTAGACCCTCCGGCCTAAACCTCTGTGGCAGAAGTGGTGACCTTGGGGGACAGAGCCCAGATGAAGGGGTTCATCAGGGGTACACCTCATCTTGGGGCAGGGCACTGAGGCTTGACTGACAATCTGCTCGTCTCCTTTCCCGAGTGGCCCTCCCCAGGTACCCCACCTGGAGAGCGACACCATCGTCCGCCAGGACCTGTGGGGTGTCTCTGGGACTCTCCCTCAGAGGCTTATTGATTCGGCTTCCCAGTCTCTCCCCACTGTGTGCTTGTCCCCATCTCCACTCCGCAGCGTCTGGTCTGCCTCACGTCTCCCTGGGAGACTTCCCTCAGGACCTCTTCACCTCTCTCTCTACAGGCACTCTTGTCTTCCCGAGTCGAGCCCCCCCACGGGGCGGCCGGAAGAAGCTGTGTCATTTCCTTGCTGTAAAGCCTTCTGTGGCTCCCCTGTTGCTTGGGATGAGCTGCACATTCCTGAGCGTGGGCCACTATTGTGGCTCTGGCCAGCCCTCCTGGCCTCATCTCCTGCCGCTCTCTCCCTTGCTTTCTGCATCCCAGCCCTCCTCTCAGGCTCAGGATCCGCCCTTGCTGCCTctgcctcagggactttgcacatGCAGTTTCcatcctctgtcccctccccttaTCTGGCTACATCCTGATGGCTTGTCAGTTCCTCAGGAAAGCCTTACTGACCCCCCACAGAGGAGGACAGGCTGCCCCATACCTCCTCTCAGTGCATTTGTAATTCGTGGCACTGCTCGCAGTTCATAATCCTCTGCGCTGTGGAGACGATCTGATTGTCTCCCCCAGGCTCCCTCTGCATGGTGAGATCCCCAGGGTTTGGGCTCCCCTTTGCCTCCCCAGAAGCCAGCCCAGGCCCTGCACACTGCAGGCACTTGCTGAGTGAGTGAGGGGACACTGCGGGCAAGGAGGAAGTGGGAGAGGGCCGGGCTGGAGGCCAGTCTGTGAGGTGCCCCgtgtggggctgggggttggTGTCTGCGGGACAGCTGAGATGGACGAGCAGACACTGAggcatctcccccaccccagctgtcTGACAGCAAGGATGCCTTTAAGAAGACCTGGAACCCCAAATTCACCCTCCGCTCCCACTACGACGGCATCCGCTCCCTGGCTTTCCATCACAGCCAGTCGGCTTTGCTCACTGCTTCCGAGGACGGCACGCTCAAGCTCTGGAACCTGCAGAAGGCGGTCACGGCCAAGAAGTGAGAGCAGCAGCCccagggtggggggggtggggagggcacctGGGCGCCGGGACAGGGTGATGAGGGGCTCCCAGCGACATCCAGCTCCTCTGTCTCCCCCCAGGAATGCTGCGCTAGACGTGGAACCTATCCATGCTTTCCGGGCTCACAGGTAGGGAAGTGCCCCCAAAGGCAGCCTGGCCCTTGGCCCGCCCACTGCTGTCCTGGGGGCTGAGGCAGGGTGGCAGGAGGGCTCGGAGTCCCGTGACCCTCTGCACACGCCCCACCTTGTTCCTGGCGCTCTGCAGACTTTCAGTGCCCCCGTAGCTGCTTCTCAGCACAGCCTTCGGAGGAGGAAACAGACACGGGGACTGGGACAGGCACCTTGCCTGGATGGTACCACCAGAGGTCCAGATGCTGGATTCCTTTTTGCCAGCCTTGAAAAATGCTAGTGGAGCACTTCAGGGTCccgtgggggagggggagcctggAGTTTTTCATCTCCCCGCTTCACCCAACTTGGTATCCTCCAGGGGCCCCGTGTTGGCAGTAGCCATGGGCAGCCACAGTGAATACTGTTACAGCGGTGGGGCAGATGCCCGCATCCATAGCTGGAAGATTCCAGACCTCAACATGGACCCATACGACGGTTACGGTGAGGACagctccctcccctgccttccttTCCCCCACCCACCTGCCACCGGGGCCTCTTGGTTCCCGCAGCCCCCAGGCTTCACACTGGGTACTGGGGGTCGGCATTGCCAAGGGCTCCCGGTCTGGTGAAGCACGGGCCAGGGCGATTCAGCACGTGCCTGAGGGTGGGACAAGAAGAGGCAGCAGCGGGGGCGGTGGGGGAGCGTTTCGCAGAGGAGCTGATTGGGGTTGAGCTTTGGGGCCGGGGACCAGCCTGGGCGAAGGCGTGGTGGGCCTTGGCAGCCCTCTGTGCTCAGCTCTGCCCACGTCTGCGTGGTCAAGCGGAGGGAGCCAGCGACGAGCAGGTAGAGCAGGTGAGACGGAGACTCTAGCTGGGCCAGGCTGTAGGGAGTTTGGCTGTATCCTTGGGCCACCTTTAAGATTAAGTGGAGAAGTGACCAGACTGTCAACATCTGTTCCGTGTCCCTGCCCTCTGACGCCTCTTCTGATAACCTTTTGGATCGCACACGTGGCTCCGTACAACAGGCTGTCATGGCAGAGTTTAGAGGTCTGTGTCTCCTCTCAGAGAATGTATACTGTTTTCTGAAGAATGGTCTCACCCTTTCAGAGGTCAAGGGTCAGTCCCAGGCAGTATCTGCTCTAGGCTAAGCAAGTTGTCACACGTCGGCTGTCAGCAGGACCCAGCCAGAGCACCCTGTGTGGACTCGAGTGACCAGGGAGGCAATGGTGGGAACGACCAGAGGGTTTTGGAGAGACCGGACAAGGCCGTGCTCTTGGGCAGAAAACACCGCAGGGACCGAGGGTGGGGCTGACCCACAGGGGCCAGGCTGCAAAGGGTCCCAGGGCCACAGAGCCACCCTCGTCCCTCCTCCCCTTAACTAAGTCCTAAAAGGTATCTCGAGCAGcggctttgtgccaggcactatcgCGGGCCTGCGGGGACAGCAGGGAACAAGGAAATCCCCACCTTCTGGAGCTTCCACTCTGCGGCGCCTTCAGGGCCCTGAAAGCTTCACAGAACAGCTAGCGGTCAGAGCAGGCGTGAGGATTTGGAGACGAAGCCAGACGAAAGGGCAGCTCGAGCTCAGTGCCTGCGTCTCGGCAGAACTGGTGCTCCAGGGCTGTCGCGGCTGGGGCCGGGGCCGGCGGCCCTGACGcagcccttctctccctctggCGGGTCCAGACCCGAGCGTGTTGAGCCACGTCCTGGAGGGCCACAGGGATGCAGTGTGGGGCCTGGCCTTCAGTCCCACCTCCCAGCGCCTGGCCTCCTGCTCTGCCGACGGCACCGTCCGCATCTGGgaccccagcagcagcagcccaaCCTGCCTCTGTACCTTCCCCACAGCGAGCGGTGAGTGGGGGGGACATGGGGGCATGCGGGACCCTGACAGGTGGCACAGGAGCCGTACAGACGGAGGCCCCCAGAGGAGGGTCGCCTCCCGTCCCCCCGTGCCCAGGGAAGAGCAGGGCTGTTAGGCAGCCTTCTCTCCCCCTCCGCCTTCAGATCATGGGACCCCCACCTCAGTGGCCTTCACCAGCACCGAGCCTGCCCACATTGTGGCCTCCTTCCGCTCTGGCGACACCGTCCTGTATGACCTGGAGGCTGGCAGTGCCCTCCTCACACTGGACTCCCGGGGAAACAGCGGTAAGGGAGGCCCCAGGAATGCCTCCAGGGCCCCAGTTTCTCCTGTGGCTTTGGTGACCTGCTGCCCAGTCAACGGAAAGTGGCTACCCTGCCCCCTTGGGGGTTCTGAGAGGGACGGAGATCAGGTCCCGGTCACTGCCATTATGGACGGCACAGTGTGCTCAGGAGGGCTGACTGGAGAGACATCACGAGGGACTCGCCCATGGGCCACTTGGTGGAGCAGAAGGACCGTCTTCGTGTTTGTCATCCCTCCTGCTCGCCCCGAGGCCATGCAGTGTCCATTGCACAGATGAAGCACGGGGCCCAGGAGGGAGCGGCCGGAGTGCCCGGCCCTGCTCGCTGTCTAAGCAGAGGATGGGCATGGGATGGTGGTTCTCCTCTTATCTTTGTCCCGGTCTCCCTGATTGCCTCCCACCCTTgacctcttcccctctccctcgtTTTTCCTGTCAGGCCCAACCCAGATCAACCAGGTGGTGAGTCATCCAAGCCAGCCCCTCACCATCACCGCCCATGACGACAGAGGCATCCGCTTCCTGGACAACCGGACAGGTGAGGCCCAACCTTCCTGACCCCCCTTCACGTGTGCTCAGGGGGAGCAGGGGTCGACCAGGCTCAGATGGCAGACCTCCTGGTGCCCACGTTGAAGGCTGTGTCCCTTCTAGCCCCTTCACCTTCCCAGCAAGGCGCAGAGTGGAAAGTAACCTGCTGCCCACCTCTCTCCCTTCAGGGAGATCCGTGCACTCCATGGTTGCCCACCTGGATGCAGTCACCTGCCTAGCCGTGGACCCCAATGGCGCATTCCTGATGTCAGGAAGTAAGTCGGGAGCCTCCTGGCTCCTAAGGAGTGAGGGCGTGTGCCTTTCCTggcaggctggggagaggaagaggaagagacccaGGCTCTGGTCCCGAGGGAGTACTCCGGGGGCTCCCTGAGGGTGAGGAGCTGGTGGGAGTGCTGTCCGAGCAGGGGCCTGGAGCCCCTCTGTGGCTGGAATGGGGACAGCAAAGCACTGTGCACCGGAGCCCACTGTAGGCCCTCTCCCACATCATCTCATTGGATTTGAATGAGGTTGGTACTGTTATTCCCACTCCACGGATGTGGTGACTGGGGCTAGAGAAGTCATTTCACTTGGTCACAGCCCACAGGGTTGCAGGAATTGAAGTTCAGGTTTATCTGACTCTCGGTCCCCACGAGAAATTTTAGCATTTGGTGCACCTGCTGTCTGTGGATAAAGGCACTGAGCCCCAGTGAGTGTGGAGCTGCACCTCAACGGGATGGGCTGGGACTTGGGTGGATGGAGAAGGGGCTGAAGCTCCCCAGGGGGTGAAGGGTGTGCGCTGGCGGTTACAGAGGCCTGACCAGACCGAGCCTGCCCCGGGGTGTCAGCAAGCGAGTGCACACACAGGCGTGAGCAGTGGCAGTGGAGGGCAGGGGTGGCCCAGGACGGTGCTACAGCTGTCTCCAGGGAGGAGGCCGGTTGAGGGAACAGTCAGTGAGATCAGGCCCAGGCAAAAATTCAGTACAGGGCCCAGGtccccccactgcagcccaccAGATCCCGGTAACGCCTAAGTCCGGCGGTCTCCCCGCAGTGGCTCATGGCCCCAAGGCCTGGCGCAGTctacttccccccaccccccgcctgccTGCTCAGGCTGTCAGTCTTCAGGACCTGCCCCTGGCTGTCCCCGCTGCCTGGAAGGTTCTTCCCCCTGCCCTACCCCCTGGGCCACACGGTCCTCACACTGACTGACTTGTGCTCACAGCACTTGTGACCACCTGACCTCGTTTATCCTGTTCTCTTGTTTACTGTCTCACACACTGGGACGCAGCACCACAGGGGCAGGGagatttgcctgttttgttcaccacGCCCCCAAGTGCaggacacagtaggtgctcagtgaacacTCGGTGCCTAGATGGCTGGATGATAGGCTGGTCAGAAGGGCAGTCCTTCACGCTGGGCATCTGGAGGCAACTGGGCAGAGGAGCGAGCCCCACCCAACTCCCAGGCCTTCGGATGAGGCCAGGTTCGGGGAGCAGGTCTGGGCAAGGAGGCAGGGGGACCCGGAGCTGCTGGGTGATGGCCACGACTGCTCCCGCATCTGCACAGGCCACGACTGCTCCCTGCGTCTGTGGAGCCTGGACAATAAGACATGCGTTCAGGAGATCACAGCCCACCGCAAGAAGCACGAGGAGGCCATCCATGCTGTCGCCTGCCACCCCAGCAAGGCCCTCATCGCCAGCGCGGGCGCCGACGCCCTGGCCAAGGTCTTCGTATGATGCCCACCTGGCCCCGCCCAGGCCGCCACGCTGGCTGGGGAGCGGGGCTGGGCAGGTGGGACTGAGGTGAGGGGCCAGATGGGAGGGAGGCTTGGCTTGGGAGGGCAGAAGCCCCCTGCATCCTCACCCCCGATGGGGCCCTCACAAACACCCCTTCGCCTGGCATTTCCAGAGGGTGCCAAGACCCGAAATCCTAGTCAGGATGCCCTGTGAGAATTGCCAAGGTAGCCCCTGGGCATtcagaggaggggctggagctgcCTGGCCTCTTGCACCCTGGAGGTCGTGGTCCAGTCTCCCCTCCCTTCTGCCCCCCATAGGTGACTCCAGCCTTGGTCTGTAGGCCCCAAGGCCTGGCTTCTTCCTGCCTGCCTTGGAGCCTGGTGGTGCTAACTGGCCCTTTCCCCAGGAGGCCCTCCCCTCGGCCCGTCCTTCCCCCGGGCATCCCGCCGGGGCGTGGCCTCCTTCAGGAATCGCCCTCCAGGATGGTCTCTGGGAATTTTCTCTTCACCCTGACACCCACTCCAGGTCTCTGAGCTGCCTTCTCTGCAGGGGCTGTACAGCCAGGGCTGGGTGTCCTTAGGGATTAGCTTTTCCAAGACGCCAGAAGGTGCCAGGTTCTCTCTTTGAACCCCTGACCCCTCCTTTCCACCTCCCTGGATCCGGGTGGGAGCTGTGCCGGGAGGAGCCCCCAATGCCCCTGCTCTGGGTCTGCCGGGGCCCTGGAGCCAGCTGCAGGCTGGGCTGTCCTCTGTGGAGGTGCGGGCCTGGCCCGCCCCGGAGCGCGCCCAGTAAACCCCCTCCCCTCCAGTTCCTCAGCACAGCTTTCCAGACACTACCCAACGCCGCCAGGGCCAGTAACTGCCTGGGGAGCTGGTGATGCCCTCGGGGGAGGTGCCCGCCCCTACCTC
This window harbors:
- the STRN4 gene encoding striatin-4 isoform X1, which translates into the protein MMEERAAAAVAAAASSCRPLGSGAGPGPTGAAPVSAPAPGPGPAAKGGGGGGSPGPTAGPEPLSLPGILHFIQHEWARFEAEKARWEAERAELQAQVAFLQGERKGQENLKTDLVRRIKMLEYALKQERAKYHKLKFGTDLNQGEKKPELSEQVSNGPVESVTLENSPLVWKEGRQLLRQYLEEVGYTDTILDMRSKRVRSLLGRSLELNGAMEPSEGGPRATPGPGGLSGGESLLVKQIEEQIKRNAAGKDGKERLGGSVLEQIPFLQSCEDEDSDEDDELDSVQHKKQRVKLPSKALVPEMEDEDEEDDSEDAINEFDFLGSGEDGEGSPDPRRCPGEGTHHELETRRVKLQGILADLRDVDGLPPKVTGPPPGTPQPRPHEGSFGFSSDVFIMDTIGGGEVSLGDLADLTVTNDNDLSCDLSDSKDAFKKTWNPKFTLRSHYDGIRSLAFHHSQSALLTASEDGTLKLWNLQKAVTAKKNAALDVEPIHAFRAHRGPVLAVAMGSHSEYCYSGGADARIHSWKIPDLNMDPYDGYDPSVLSHVLEGHRDAVWGLAFSPTSQRLASCSADGTVRIWDPSSSSPTCLCTFPTASDHGTPTSVAFTSTEPAHIVASFRSGDTVLYDLEAGSALLTLDSRGNSGPTQINQVVSHPSQPLTITAHDDRGIRFLDNRTGRSVHSMVAHLDAVTCLAVDPNGAFLMSGSHDCSLRLWSLDNKTCVQEITAHRKKHEEAIHAVACHPSKALIASAGADALAKVFV
- the STRN4 gene encoding striatin-4 isoform X2 is translated as MMEERAAAAVAAAASSCRPLGSGAGPGPTGAAPVSAPAPGPGPAAKGGGGGGSPGPTAGPEPLSLPGILHFIQHEWARFEAEKARWEAERAELQAQVAFLQGERKGQENLKTDLVRRIKMLEYALKQERAKYHKLKFGTDLNQGEKKPELSEQVSNGPVESVTLENSPLVWKEGRQLLRQYLEEVGYTDTILDMRSKRVRSLLGRSLELNGAMEPSEGGPRATPGPGGLSGGESLLVKQIEEQIKRNAAGKDGKERLGGSVLEQIPFLQSCEDEDSDEDDELDSVQHKKQRVKLPSKALVPEMEDEDEEDDSEDAINEFDFLGSGEDGEGSPDPRRCPGEGTHHELETRRVKLQGILADLRDVDGLPPKVTGPPPGTPQPRPHEDVFIMDTIGGGEVSLGDLADLTVTNDNDLSCDLSDSKDAFKKTWNPKFTLRSHYDGIRSLAFHHSQSALLTASEDGTLKLWNLQKAVTAKKNAALDVEPIHAFRAHRGPVLAVAMGSHSEYCYSGGADARIHSWKIPDLNMDPYDGYDPSVLSHVLEGHRDAVWGLAFSPTSQRLASCSADGTVRIWDPSSSSPTCLCTFPTASDHGTPTSVAFTSTEPAHIVASFRSGDTVLYDLEAGSALLTLDSRGNSGPTQINQVVSHPSQPLTITAHDDRGIRFLDNRTGRSVHSMVAHLDAVTCLAVDPNGAFLMSGSHDCSLRLWSLDNKTCVQEITAHRKKHEEAIHAVACHPSKALIASAGADALAKVFV
- the STRN4 gene encoding striatin-4 isoform X3, translating into MREDGGVLYASEQKAPRVPRDSHSVPDQAQVAFLQGERKGQENLKTDLVRRIKMLEYALKQERAKYHKLKFGTDLNQGEKKPELSEQVSNGPVESVTLENSPLVWKEGRQLLRQYLEEVGYTDTILDMRSKRVRSLLGRSLELNGAMEPSEGGPRATPGPGGLSGGESLLVKQIEEQIKRNAAGKDGKERLGGSVLEQIPFLQSCEDEDSDEDDELDSVQHKKQRVKLPSKALVPEMEDEDEEDDSEDAINEFDFLGSGEDGEGSPDPRRCPGEGTHHELETRRVKLQGILADLRDVDGLPPKVTGPPPGTPQPRPHEGSFGFSSDVFIMDTIGGGEVSLGDLADLTVTNDNDLSCDLSDSKDAFKKTWNPKFTLRSHYDGIRSLAFHHSQSALLTASEDGTLKLWNLQKAVTAKKNAALDVEPIHAFRAHRGPVLAVAMGSHSEYCYSGGADARIHSWKIPDLNMDPYDGYDPSVLSHVLEGHRDAVWGLAFSPTSQRLASCSADGTVRIWDPSSSSPTCLCTFPTASDHGTPTSVAFTSTEPAHIVASFRSGDTVLYDLEAGSALLTLDSRGNSGPTQINQVVSHPSQPLTITAHDDRGIRFLDNRTGRSVHSMVAHLDAVTCLAVDPNGAFLMSGSHDCSLRLWSLDNKTCVQEITAHRKKHEEAIHAVACHPSKALIASAGADALAKVFV